A part of Aspergillus flavus chromosome 5, complete sequence genomic DNA contains:
- a CDS encoding Alpha/Beta hydrolase protein, with translation MTYENEQLLNPVERLDSQPENPFSNLITDQLFVSIPSFTLESGVTLYNVPVAYTTRGQLSETGDNALVICHALSGSADVADWWGPLLGGPGQAFDTSRFFVICLNSLGSPYGSASAVTYKDGNPEKGLYGPEFPLTTVRDDVRIHKIVLDYLGVRQIAAVVGGSMGGMLTLEYAYFGKDYVRAIVPIATSPRHSAWCISWGEAQRQSIYSDPKYEDGYYSFDDPPATGLGAARMSALLTYRSRNSFESRFGRNVPDPTKQQNIKGTEKLPTPPNEHWAIHNDGHKGGRSTPSGRNSPTSPTPQQTEVQYMDPQFSGTKTFSKTIDSALKSGQKRPPTYFSAQSYLRYQGEKFVKRFDANCYIAITRKLDTHDVSRQRASPTSSDPVREALAQIQQPALVLGIESDGLFTFEEQKEIAAGIPDSRLKRIESPEGHDAFLLQFEQVNRYILEFFREVLPDIMSKAPADGAVEVDGVNKLTKSSTFGEAEVEDITAW, from the exons ATGACTTATGAAAATGAACAGCTACTAAATCCCGTAGAGAGACTCGACTCTCAACCTGAGAACCCTTTCTCAAACCTCATCACGGATCAGTTGTTTGTTTCGATCCCCTCGTTCACTTTGGAATCGGGCGTTACGTTGTACAATGTCCCAGTGGCCTACACTACGCGGGGTCAGCTGTCCGAGACCGGAGACAATGCCTTAGTGATCTGTCACGCTCTGAGCGGTAGCGCGGATGTCGCAGATTGGTGGGGACCACTTCTGGGTGGCCCTGGACAGGCCTTCGACACATCTCGATTTTTCGTGATCTGCTTGAATAGCCTGGGTAGCCCATACGGAAGCGCTAGTGCCGTAACCTACAAGGATGGAAACCCAGAAAAGGGACTGTATGGACCGGAATTTCCACTTACTACAGTTCGTGATGATGTGAG GATCCACAAGATCGTTCTGGATTATCTGGGAGTTCGACAGATTGCTGCCGTTGTGGGCGGCTCCATGGGCGGTATGCTCACTTTGGAATATGCCTACTTCGGTAAAGATTATGTACGAGCGATTGTGCCGATTGCCACCTCTCCGCGGCATTCCGCATGGTGCATCAGTTGGGGAGAGGCCCAGCGCCAAAGCATCTATAGCGACCCTAAATACGAGGACGGCTATTATTCTTTTGATGATCCTCCTGCTACTGGTCTTGGCGCAGCTCGCATGTCCGCTCTTCTTACCTACCGGAGCCGCAACTCGTTCGAATCTCGGTTTGGGCGAAATGTGCCGGACCCTACCAAACAACAAAACATTAAGGGCACGGAAAAGCTGCCTACACCCCCGAATGAGCACTGGGCTATTCATAATGACGGGCACAAAGGTGGTCGTTCGACACCTAGTGGGCGCAACTCCCCCACCTCTCCCACACCGCAACAGACCGAAGTTCAGTACATGGACCCCCAGTTCTCCGGAACCAAAACTTTCAGTAAAACCATCGATAGCGCACTGAAGAGCGGTCAGAAGCGTCCGCCAACCTATTTCTCCGCCCAGTCGTATCTGCGTTACCAGGGTGAGAAGTTTGTGAAACGGTTCGATGCTAACTGTTACATCGCTATCACACGCAAACTGGACACACATGACGTGTCAAGGCAACGAGCGAGCCCGACGTCGAGTGATCCAGTTCGCGAGGCTTTGGCGCAAATTCAACAGCCAGCATTGGTATTGGGAATCGAGAGTGACGGCCTATTCACTTTTGAGGAGCAGAAAGAGATTGCAGCTGGCATTCCGGACTCACGCCTCAAACGAATCGAAAGCCCAGAGGGCCACGatgccttcctcctccagttTGAGCAGGTCAACCGCTACATTCTGGAGTTCTTCCGCGAAGTTTTGCCGGACATCATGTCCAAGGCTCCAGCTGATGGGGCCGTGGAGGTGGACGGGGTGAATAAGCTAACTAAGAGCAGCACATTCGgagaggcggaggtggaAGATATCACCGCCTGGTAA
- a CDS encoding FAD dependent oxidoreductase, protein MGTHQPLPSFLPVDNPTQPFWRTEPHPLDELRSTEALPGQSDIVIIGAGYSGVSIAYHLLKHLDGHNKPHPAITILEARQICSGATGRNGGHLRPDLYDRIPTYIRRYGVDAAAEVANFELSHVKAFKNLLAEENIDCDFNITRCLSVYLDEAAGEKARKKYKELVSRGLAFADDIHYTPPKNAEGVSGIKGAKACLSYTSGTLWPYKLILGLLSKVADSPAVNVQAFTPVTSVVSDSSGHIIHTPRGSVRTSKVVYASNAYTSGLLPEYSASIVPCRGICCHIGIPEGKTAPFLPYSYGIGTKTGESGGSYLISRPDGSIIVGGAQRTFIDRKDQWYAVIDDSTLIEPTKDYYNDFMQRTFKGWEDSGAYVKEIWTGIMGYSYDTSPHVGEVPDKPGQYICAGFDGHGMPVIFLAAKGLADMIHHGKSFEDVHLPRLYKSTAVRITNAQEGPEGGDIFSLN, encoded by the exons ATGGGCACTCATCaacctcttccttccttcctaCCAGTTGATAACCCTACTCAACCATTCTGGCGCACAGAACCTCACCCACTGGACGAACTCCGAAGCACAGAAGCTCTTCCAGGCCAGAGTGATATCGTCATTATCGGGGCCGGTTATTCTGGTGTTAGCATTGCATATCATCTCCTGAAACATCTGGATGGCCACAATAAGCCTCACCCCGCTATTACTATCCTTGAAGCTAGGCAAATCTGCTCTGGTGCAACTGGTCGAAATG GTGGCCACCTACGACCCGACTTGTATGACCGTATCCCTACCTATATTAGGAGATATGGAGTGGATGCTGCAGCCGAGGTGGCCAACTTTGAACTCAGTCATGTAAAAGCATTCAAGAATCTCCTTGCGGAAGAAAACATTGACTGTGATTTCAATATCACTCGGTGTTTAAGCGTTTATTTAGATGAAGCGGCAGGAGAaaaggcaagaaagaaatataaagaacTAGTGTCACGAGGTCTGGCTTTTGCAGACGACATACACTATACACCACCAAAGAATGCAGAAGGG GTTTCTGGAATCAAAGGTGCCAAAGCATGCCTCTCATACACATCAGGTACCCTGTGGCCCTACAAGCTTATATTGGGTCTCCTTTCGAAGGTTGCGGACTCGCCTGCCGTTAATGTGCAAGCATTTACTCCGGTTACTTCCGTAGTATCTGACAGTTCCGGTCATATAATCCATACCCCGCGGGGATCCGTCCGCACGTCTAAAGTTGTCTACGCCTCGAATGCATACACATCCGGCCTGCTGCCCGAGTATTCAGCGAGTATAGTTCCCTGCCGTGGAATATGTTGCCATATTGGGATCCCGGAGGGTAAGACCGCACCATTCTTGCCATACTCTTACGGCATTGGCACGAAGACAGGCGAAAGCGGCGGCAGCTACCTGATCTCGAGGCCGGACGGAAGTATTATCGTTGGAGGTGCTCAACGCACATTCATAGACCGGAAAGACCAGTGGTATGCGGTGATTGATGACAGCACGCTGATAGAACCAACTAAAGACTACTACAATGACTTTATGCAGCGTACATTCAAAGGCTGGGAAGATAGTGGGGCCTACGTGAAGGAGATTTGGACAGGCA TTATGGGGTATTCGTATGATACTAGCCCTCATGTGGGTGAAGTTCCCGATAAACCCGGGCAATACATTTGTGCCGGATTTGATGGTCATGGCATGCCAGTGATCTTCCTGGCCGCAAAAGGACTTGCCGACATGATTCATCATGGTAAGAGCTTCGAGGATGTTCACTTGCCTCGACTTTACAAGTCAACGGCTGTGAGGATAACGAACGCACAAGAAGGACCGGAAGGAGGCGATATATTCAGTTTGAATTGA
- a CDS encoding carboxyphosphonoenolpyruvate phosphonomutase-like protein: MAIKAAQNNQAIYFRNLHTPGHPILLTNVYDPATASLIANHPSTKAIATASYAIAASQGIPDDALTLPQNLAAVRSIAATLKPNNPSGNKVSDEVATKLPLTVDIQDGYADVAETIREIINLGAVGCNLEDLDGTTGQLRPLAEAVARIELAVRTAAELGVPDFVVNARTDVLGANPGGKPGSIQDAIERGRAFLRAGACTVFVWGGAGGRGVSREEIKELVETFQGKLNVKLVLRDGFLTVPEVKELGVARISLGPELYRAAMSGFMEKADAVLASYS; the protein is encoded by the coding sequence ATGGCAATCAAAGCCgcccaaaacaaccaagcCATCTACTTCCGCAACCTCCACACCCCAGGCCACCCAATTCTCCTCACCAACGTATACGACCCAGCCACAGCCTCTTTAATCGCAAACCACCCCTCCACAAAAGCAATCGCGACGGCCAGCTACGCCATCGCAGCCTCCCAAGGCATCCCTGATGACGCCCTAACACTACCCCAAAACCTAGCCGCCGTTCGCTCCATAGCAGCTACCCTAAAACCCAACAACCCCTCAGGAAATAAAGTCTCAGATGAAGTTGCAACAAAGCTTCCCCTAACTGTCGACATCCAGGACGGCTACGCAGACGTGGCCGAAACGATCAGGGAAATCATCAATCTGGGCGCAGTGGGATGCAACCTTGAAGATCTAGACGGTACTACGGGACAGTTACGGCCTTTGGCGGAGGCCGTGGCGCGGATTGAACTGGCGGTTCGGACTGCTGCGGAGCTCGGTGTTCCTGATTTTGTGGTCAATGCGAGGACGGATGTCCTTGGGGCTAACCCCGGTGGCAAACCTGGAAGTATTCAGGATGCGATTGAGAGGGGGAGGGCCTTTTTGAGGGCTGGGGCTTGTACTGTGTTTGTTTGGGGTGGAGCGGGTGGAAGGGGAGTGTCGAGGGAGGAGATTAAGGAGTTGGTTGAGACTTTTCAGGGGAAATTGAATGTGAAGTTGGTGCTGCGAGATGGGTTTTTGACTGTACCAGAGGTGAAGGAGCTGGGGGTTGCGAGGATTAGTTTGGGGCCAGAGCTGTATCGAGCTGCGATGAGTGGGTTTATGGAGAAGGCTGATGCGGTGTTGGCTTCTTATAGTTGA
- a CDS encoding SAP domain protein encodes MTDYSTWKVTELKAELKRRGIAQTGLRVKQQIIDRLVEEDAKGDESPVANEEPAATQDAIEELQPAEGKQPTPPPVDAAAESHDPNPAEQVQEQHHDQEVPGIDAGETQAEKMTTDVTQDDDAPTEKNQQQPSKSEPAEPAEAQPETGTPTQPIEQAPGDTEEKEPTPAREASTGQTDSAEKVAPAAAPPSELATGLSTPLPPEELIEDSRKRKRRSQSPVPTPDALANKKAKLPAEAPRVLLPEDRGAMDIDGDTKADEVVSVSQETPEEHVHADLPDEQASVPRDDPRSPSSPDNSRSKKSTAPKHDVRFKRLFAAGETEQTRPASPPADTVTEDAEVEPALHVATAALYVGGLMRPLQPAALKSHLISVASPPGASPDPDVVVNFYLDSIKTHCFVSFTNVTAASRARAALHNTVWPNERNRKTLFVDFIPEHKLQLWIDTEENSRGRSGPPARWEVKYDRTDDGVEAVLEEIGPKNAGSRQAHGPAPGDFSRPPPLGPRADMEKKDRRPSGPSKVEPSSRPGQGFKPLDELFMSTTTKPKLYYLPVPRDVADRRLDRFDDLLRKGSYPRPGGDETRRISFEDGDLFVDNGPEFAGRNRRRGGRGRGRGGFGDSWRGDRRGRH; translated from the coding sequence ATGACCGATTACTCAACATGGAAAGTGACTGAATTGAAGGCGGAACTGAAGCGGCGCGGCATTGCGCAGACCGGCCTCAGAGTCAAACAACAAATTATTGACAGACTCGTGGAGGAAGACGCTAAGGGCGACGAGAGCCCAGTCGCGAACGAAGAGCCTGCCGCGACACAAGATGCTATTGAGGAGTTACAACCCGCCGAGGGGAAACAACCTACGCCGCCTCCCGTGGATGCTGCTGCAGAGTCACACGACCCCAACCCTGCAGAACAGGTGCAGGAGCAACATCATGACCAAGAAGTGCCAGGCATTGATGCTGGTGAAACACAGGCCGAAAAGATGACTACAGATGTGACACAGGATGACGACGCACCTACTGAGAAGAACCAGCAACAACCGTCCAAGTCGGAACCGGCAGAACCAGCAGAAGCCCAACCTGAAACTGGCACTCCAACGCAACCGATTGAGCAGGCTCCCGGAGatacagaagagaaggaaccTACACCTGCGAGGGAAGCAAGCACAGGCCAGACTGACTCCGCTGAAAAGGTTGCGCCAGCTGCTGCACCGCCCTCAGAGTTGGCTACTGGACTGTCTACACCACTTCCTCCCGAGGAGCTTATTGAAGATTCTCGAAAAAGGAAGCGTCGCAGTCAAAGCCCTGTTCCTACGCCCGACGCGCTGGCGAATAAAAAGGCGAAGCTTCCAGCAGAAGCCCCTAGGGTTCTCTTACCGGAGGACAGAGGCGCGATGGATATTGATGGGGACACCAAAGCGGACGAGGTTGTCTCAGTTTCGCAAGAGACCCCAGAAGAACATGTCCATGCCGATCTACCTGATGAACAAGCTTCTGTACCTCGTGATGACCCACGTTCTCCTTCTAGTCCCGATAACTCACGAAGCAAAAAGAGCACTGCGCCGAAACATGACGTTCGTTTCAAGCGCCTCTTTGCAGCTGGCGAGACAGAACAGACCCGTCCTGCATCTCCCCCCGCTGATACAGTAACTGAAGATGCAGAAGTTGAGCCGGCCTTGCATGTTGCGACAGCAGCACTGTATGTGGGTGGCCTGATGCGCCCGCTTCAACCGGCTGCTCTCAAGAGTCACCTCATTAGTGTTGCATCACCCCCTGGAGCTTCGCCCGATCCCGACGTTGTTGTCAATTTCTACCTGGATTCCATCAAGACACATTGTTTTGTCAGCTTTACAAATGTTACGGCAGCGTCTCGTGCCCGTGCTGCTCTTCACAATACCGTTTGGCCTAACGAGCGGAACCGCAAAACTTTGTTTGTGGACTTCATCCCGGAGCATAAGTTGCAACTATGGATTGATACGGAAGAGAATTCTCGTGGACGTAGCGGTCCTCCAGCTCGCTGGGAGGTAAAGTACGATCGAACCGACGACGGAGTAGAGGCTGTCTTGGAAGAAATCGGCCCGAAGAATGCGGGATCCCGTCAAGCCCACGGACCGGCGCCAGGTGACTTTTCTCGGCCCCCACCATTGGGTCCACGAGCggatatggagaagaaggaccgACGTCCCAGTGGGCCTTCTAAAGTTGAGCCCAGCTCTCGACCTGGTCAAGGATTCAAGCCTCTCGATGAGCTATTCATGTCTACTACCACCAAGCCTAAACTGTACTATCTTCCTGTCCCTCGCGACGTGGCGGACCGACGTTTAGACCGATTCGATGATTTGCTGCGAAAAGGATCGTATCCTCGTCCCGGTGGCGACGAAACTCGCCGGATATCATTCGAGGACGGTGACCTATTTGTGGACAATGGCCCTGAATTTGCCGGTCGGAATCGGCGACGAGGTGGTCGCGGACGAGGTCGAGGTGGCTTTGGGGATTCCTGGAGGGGCGATCGAAGAGGTCGTCATTAA